The sequence below is a genomic window from Calditrichota bacterium.
CGAAGGACACGAAGGATATTTGTGTTTTTTAACTTATTGATTTTCAATAAAATATTCTTTGCGTCCTCTGCGGTTTCAAAAGGCTTTTGCTACACCCCCAACGGATACAAACGCCTAGGCGTTCAACGTGTGTAGGAAAATACGGGAAAATGCGAATGTAACCCTGAAGGGGGTAAACAATTTTGTCTCACAAAACCAACGTTCGATCACGCTTCTGTTTGGCTGCAATCGTAGTTTGCCACAAATGTTCATTCGCCTCTGGCGGATTTGTTTGCGCCAGTTTTTCAAAGGTTTGGGGCCAATGAATGATTCTGTTTAAAAATTCGAAAAAATTACTCCGGATGAAAAAACTCCTTTATGGCGGGAATGTCAGAAGACAACGCCTCATCTAATTTGCCGTAAAATAGAACCTGGCCGTCATCCAAAAAAATGATGCGGTCGGCGATGCGGCGGATGCTGGCAAGTTCGTGCGTGACCAGCACCAGCGTCATTTTCAGCAAATCGCGCAATTTAAGCAGCAGACGATCCAGTCCAATGGCAGTCACCGGATCGAGTCCGGCAGAAGGTTCGTCGCAGAAAAGAATTGTCGGATCCAGGGAAATGGCTCTGGCGAGCGCTGCCCGTTTGCGCATGCCTCCGGACAGTTGCGAGGGGTAGAGGTACATGGCATGATCCAGGTCAACGAGATTTAGTTTTTTTCGTACCAGCCGCCTGATGATGGAAGGGGGCAAGTCTGTGTGCTGCTCCAGCGGAATGGCGATATTTTCGCCCACGGTGATGGAATTCAGCAACGCGCCGTTTTGAAACAGCATTCCGATTCGCGTGAGAATTTTGTTGAATTCCTTTTCTTCCATGAAGGTAACATCTTCGCCGAAAATTTCGATTCTTCCCGAATGCGGTTGGTAGAGGCGGATGATATTTTTCAGCAAGGTCGTTTTACCGCAGCCGCTTTTTCCCAAAATGACTGTGATTTCGTTGGGAAAAATGTCGACGTCGATATTGTCCAATATCGTTTTTTCTTCATATTTGGCGACAAGCTCTCTGACGCGAATAATCGGTTCCATAGCCCTTGCTCAAGTAAGTGGTTGTCCGAAATAGAAAATCAAACCCAGAATCGAATCAGCGACAATGACAAAGAAAATCGACGCCACAACTGAAGCTGTAGTTGCTCTGCCCACACCTTCGGCGCCGCCACTGACGCGCAAACCCTGGTAGCAGGAGACGATGAGGATGATCCAGGCGAAAACGACACTTTTGATCAGTCCGGTAAAAACATCTTTCAAAATGAGCACGGTCAATAATTCGTTGAAAAATGCAGCGGCGCTCAATTGCAAGTAGGTCAAGCCGATGATGAAGCCGCCAATGATTCCGATGAGATCGGAAAAAATGGTCAGTAGCGGCAGCGTGACGGTGATGGCGTGAAATTTAGGAACGACTACGAACCGAATGGGATTGAGCGCCATTGTTTTCAGCGCGTCCATTTCTTCGGTGACGACCATGGTGGCGATTTCCGCGGCGATGGCAGAGCCGCTTCTTCCGGCGACAACGATGGCTGTCATGATGGGTCCCATTTCTCGCAGCATGGCGATGCCGATCAGGTCTGCCACAAAAATGTTGGCGCCAAATTGTCTGAGCTGCGCCGCGGATTGCAGCGCCAGAATGAGGCCGATGAGAAAAGAAATCAACCCCACAATGAGCAAAGCATTGACGCCAATGAGCAGGCTCTGTTGAACAAAAGAGCCTTCCCGCTGGCCTTTGTGCTGAAAAATTCCCGCGACGCTCCAGTAAAAAATGTCCGCGGCGAGCAGCAAGAGCAAGTAGGAGTTGCGATAGACTCGAACTGCGAAATCACCCATTCGTTCAAAAAATATCGGGGAACGCGGCGGCTCTGGTTCCGGCGTTTCTTGCGTGGAAAATGCCTGAATTGCCCGCTCGACCTGCTTGGGCACGTTGATGAATTCAATTTTCTTGTCAGTGACGGAAACGATTTCATCGAGAAACGCCACGCCGGCGCTGTCGATGGATTTTAGTTCTGAAAAATCGAGAAATATTCGCGGCTCCGCTATCGCGGCGAATTGTTTTTTCAAAAACCGCCAGGCAGATTTGATTTCGCGGGTCGCTAAATCACCGCTGAGTTTAATGGTGTTTTCTTGTCTGTTAATTTCAATCATTTTCCGGCTTAAAATAAGATGAATGAATAGCGCAACAACAAAATTTGTTCTGATTGGACGTAAGAAATAATGGACGGATCGCGTTTGAGACGAATGGTGTAATCGAGAGAAATGTTTTTGGACACACGATAGTTGATATTATTTTCCCATTCGTAAACCAGCCGGTCATATTTTCCGGATGGCGCCAGTACGTCTAATTCCGATGTAATCATCATGTTACGAAAAATACGGTAATTGCCCAGCAGCGACGCCTCGGGCCCGCGCTGGTAAACGGAATTTTTCTGATAAAAAGTCGTGTCATTTTCCGTGCTTTGAATGTACAATTCGGCGTTGATGTTTTGCCGATAGCCCATGCCAAAGCGAACATTGAAATTGGCGCGCATGGATCGGATCAAAGAAAGATTGAGCCCCAGTCCTTCTTTCAATTCAAGAGGCGAAAAATGGGGCGAGACATCGACTTTGTCCACGTTCAAATGTTTTATGTGCAATTTCCCCGCTGCGTCGTAAAGCAGAATAGTCTTCGGTTTGTCGTAGTAATAAGTTGTTTGGAATAAATTGGTTTCCAGAAAAAAACGCCCGTACAATCCGATACCCGGCAAAAAATAGAAAATGTAAGTATTTTTCCAGCGCACATTGTCAAGATAGCTGCGGAACGTATTTTGCTTGCGTTGCATGTTCCAGCCTTCTTCGATGATGCCGCGCGACAAGAAAAAGTGTCGATTGGTGCTGTATTTAATATTGTAATCCAATTGCGCCACAAAAGCCATGCTCGTTTGTTGGTTCTGGGAAGTGACGTTGTTTGCCCTGTTCAGCGTAAAACTCCCATAAAGCGCGCTATAAGTTGTCCATGTCGAAAGTCCCGGTTTTTTAATCTCCGAAAGCAAAATTCCGGCGCCGATAAAGTTTTTCGTGTCACTGTCTACCACGATCGTGTACTGTGTGAGTTCGCCAGAAAGCAGACGCACAGTAGCAAAATTGAGGTAAGTGTTGACGTGTTCGCCCAATTTGACAATTTTGTACAAGCCCGGTCGAAGAATCCACGTCTGCGGATTTTCTCCCAATTGTTCGTCTGCGCCGTAGCCAATGCCGAAAGCTTCGCCTTCCGGAAGCCGGTAAATTTCGTAAGCTTCCTTGAGCCAGTTTCTCGCTTCGTCGATGATGCGAATCGTCAGTCCGCACCAATCCGGCTGCAAAATGAAAGTTTCTTCCGCTTGGAGCGTGACATTCTTTTTGATCATTTGGTTTAAATTTCCGGAACCCAAATAAACGGTGTAATTGCCCGGCTTCAGAAATAAACTTCGTCCCATTTTTTTTACTTTGACAATCGAATCGCCTTGCATTACCGTGTACACCGGTTCAAAATCGGAGTTGGTCATTGCCGGCAAAAATAGTCTGCCCAGACCTTTGATGTCGTCCAATCCCTCCTGATCAAGCTGAACCTTTGGCGGCGGAGCGATCCAGTTGTAGGCTTTTTGCTGCAATCTCGCCGTCGCTGGCAAAAGCAGGAGGAAAATGAGAAGTAGCTGAGTTTGTTTTACCATTTCGAATGTGTGATTTCTATTTTACGGTTGTTGTTTTTCCGGATTCTTTTTTTCTTGCTCTTTGAAATATTTGATTATTTTTCTAATGAAATTATCGGTTTCTTCCTGAACGATATCGCTCAATTTTTTGGCAAAAAGCTCCATGCGAAAAACCGGCATTTCTTCGACGCGGTCAAATTCATGAGTCAAAACCGGCTCGTAGCCATCAAATGTTCGCAAGTAAAGCTTCATCGCCAGATGCGCAGCCGTGTAATTTGGATTGTCAAATTTCTCGATGGCTTCGATGGAGCCGACTATTTCGTAATCTGGTCTGACATCCAAGAATTCCCGTTGGCAGGATTCGAAAATGTGATAGCGCTGGATGTGGCGCGCGATCAGGTCGGAAATGACAATTTGCGGCCTGATTGCCCAGAGCTGGTAGCGATAATAATCCAATCGATGAGATGAGTAGCGCACCACGATATTCACGCGGTCGAATGTACGGGGAATTTTCATGGTCTGTACTAGCACGCGATAGGGCAGAGGCTTTTTCAGAGTCAGAGAGCTATCGCGCGGAACCGGATTGTAGTCCAGAATGAAATATTGCCTTTGAATGGATTTTGTCGCACAACGGGGTAGCAAACTACCCAGCAACACGACAAAAACGATGGCGGTTATTTTGAAAAGATTTTGCTTCATGGCTATTATCGCTCCCGAATTTCTTTCTGCGGTGAACTGCGAAGCAGCAGCGACGGATTTTCGCTGATCAACCTGGTGAATTCGTTGAAATATTCCAGACTTTCTCTTAAAATTTCTGTTGAGCTTAAAATGTCGTGTCTGCTTTTTAGCAACGTCAAATCCAGATGGGTGAATGTGCGGTTTGTCTGTTCCAGCGCATCTTCCATTTTTTTGATCACCTTGCGCAGGTCTGCCTCGGCCAGTTGACCGCTTACCTTTTCCAGATTTCCCACAGTATTGACTAACTCGTTTGATTGTGTTATTTTTCGAATGTCATTCACGGCAAAATTGGCGCTCACAATGAGCGTGTCCAGATTTCCGGAAATATCGTCAAAATTGGCAATTATATTATTCAAGTGCGTTTGATTGGTATCCAGCAGCGTAGCGAAATTATTCAGCGCCCGGCTGGTATTTTCAATCAAACCCAAAAATTTCTCGCGATTTCCTGCAGCAGTAAAATTTGCCAGATTGTTCAAAATAAGCTCGAGTTTCTCAGCAATAATTTCCGCTCTGCCAGTAATCGTCTCTACCACAGACTGGCCTGGTTTGATGAAACTTTCCGGCGGCAGGTCTTTCGCTTCGTTGGTACCGCCCCTCAACTCGATCATTTTCAAGCCTGTGATGCCAATGAACGTCAAAATTGCTTCAGTATTTTCCTTGATGGGAACTTTCGGGTTGAGGTTCATTTTCACAATCACAGAGGCGATGTCGTCCGGGTCAATGTAAATATTGTCAACCCTGCCAATGCGAATGCCGCGATATTTTACCGAAGAGCCTACTTCCAGTCCGGTGAGCGAAACATCTTTGAAACGAATGTAATACACGGCTTGTTTTTTCAACAGGCGACTGCCAGTGATAATTCCGATGGCGACAACGAGGATGATTATTGCGGTTGTCAAAAATATGCCCAATCGGATTTTCTGCGAACGGGAAACCATGATTTTCTTCCTGAATTTTTTTCGAATAAAGCAAAGACGCCGCCGCGCCTACAACGACGTCTTTGCTAATCTTATTTATTGAGCCATTCAGCGATCCATTCGTGGACTGTTTTCCACCACAAACGGGCATTTTGTGGCTTGGACACAAAATGATCTTCGTCCGGGAAATAGAGCAATTTCGAGGGAACTTTGTTGCGCTGCAGCGCAGTGAACATCTGGAACCCCTGCGTCACTGGCACGCGGAAATCATTTTCGCTGTGAATTACCAGTGTCGGCGTCCGGAAATTTTTTGCGAAATTGGACGGGGACCATTTTTCGTACAATGCGGGATGTTCGTAAGGCGTGCCATTGAATTCCCATTCCGGAAACCAGAGCTCTTCGGTGGCGCCGTACATGGAACGCTGATCGTAAACGCCGTCGTGAGAAACGAGCACTTTGAACGGATGTTCGTGCCCGCAAATCCAATCAATCATGAAACCACCGTAGGAAGCGCCGGCTGCTGCTAATTTTTCCTTGTCGATGAAATTGTAAGTCTTCAGCAGATAATCCACGCCGGCCATCAAATCTTTGTAAGGTCCGCCGCCCCAATTTTTACTCACCGCATTACAAAAATCCTGGCCGTAGCCCTTGGAACCGCGGAAATTGACCATAGCGACAACGTAACCGGGTGCGGCAAACATTTCCGCATTCCAGCGATAATGGAAATCATCAGACCACATGCCCTGAGGACCGCCGTGAATGAGATAAACCAGCGGATATTTTTTCGCCGCATCAAATTTTGGCGGTTTGACTAACATGCCGTGAATTTTTTTTCCGTCAAAACTCTCAAACCAGAAATCTTCCAGATCGTTCATTTCAAGTTGCGAAACTATGTCGCGGTTGGTGAAAGAGAGTTGCGTGATATTTTTCCCGTTCGTTTTTGAACGGAAAATTTCCGTGGGTTTGTTGATCGCCTCTTTGGCAAAATAGAGATATTTGCCTTTGGGATCAATGGCAAAACTTTTTACGTAGTCGTCAGTGATAATTTTTTGCACTTCGCCGCCGCGAACCGGAATGCGGTAAATGCAGCTTCTGCCTTCATTTTGCACGGTGAAGTAAACAAATTTTCCTTTGTTGTCAAAATGAAAAGTGCCCACATCGCGGTCAAAATCCGCCGTCAGATTTTTTCTCTCTCGAGTCTGGCGGTTGAAAAGAATCAAATCGTACTGGTCCGCCTCAAATCCGGCGTGGCGCATGGCGCGATAAGCCAAATATTTCCCGTCAGGAGAGTAAACCGGCTGGTTGTCATTGGCGGGATTTTCGGTAATTTTGGTGATTTTTCCGCCTTCTGCTGGTGTA
It includes:
- a CDS encoding ATP-binding cassette domain-containing protein translates to MEPIIRVRELVAKYEEKTILDNIDVDIFPNEITVILGKSGCGKTTLLKNIIRLYQPHSGRIEIFGEDVTFMEEKEFNKILTRIGMLFQNGALLNSITVGENIAIPLEQHTDLPPSIIRRLVRKKLNLVDLDHAMYLYPSQLSGGMRKRAALARAISLDPTILFCDEPSAGLDPVTAIGLDRLLLKLRDLLKMTLVLVTHELASIRRIADRIIFLDDGQVLFYGKLDEALSSDIPAIKEFFHPE
- a CDS encoding S9 family peptidase, producing the protein MVFRPTAKKEIAFVRNEDPVVAISTNNDIFVTPAEGGKITKITENPANDNQPVYSPDGKYLAYRAMRHAGFEADQYDLILFNRQTRERKNLTADFDRDVGTFHFDNKGKFVYFTVQNEGRSCIYRIPVRGGEVQKIITDDYVKSFAIDPKGKYLYFAKEAINKPTEIFRSKTNGKNITQLSFTNRDIVSQLEMNDLEDFWFESFDGKKIHGMLVKPPKFDAAKKYPLVYLIHGGPQGMWSDDFHYRWNAEMFAAPGYVVAMVNFRGSKGYGQDFCNAVSKNWGGGPYKDLMAGVDYLLKTYNFIDKEKLAAAGASYGGFMIDWICGHEHPFKVLVSHDGVYDQRSMYGATEELWFPEWEFNGTPYEHPALYEKWSPSNFAKNFRTPTLVIHSENDFRVPVTQGFQMFTALQRNKVPSKLLYFPDEDHFVSKPQNARLWWKTVHEWIAEWLNK
- a CDS encoding MCE family protein; the encoded protein is MVSRSQKIRLGIFLTTAIIILVVAIGIITGSRLLKKQAVYYIRFKDVSLTGLEVGSSVKYRGIRIGRVDNIYIDPDDIASVIVKMNLNPKVPIKENTEAILTFIGITGLKMIELRGGTNEAKDLPPESFIKPGQSVVETITGRAEIIAEKLELILNNLANFTAAGNREKFLGLIENTSRALNNFATLLDTNQTHLNNIIANFDDISGNLDTLIVSANFAVNDIRKITQSNELVNTVGNLEKVSGQLAEADLRKVIKKMEDALEQTNRTFTHLDLTLLKSRHDILSSTEILRESLEYFNEFTRLISENPSLLLRSSPQKEIRER
- a CDS encoding MlaE family lipid ABC transporter permease subunit, with product MIEINRQENTIKLSGDLATREIKSAWRFLKKQFAAIAEPRIFLDFSELKSIDSAGVAFLDEIVSVTDKKIEFINVPKQVERAIQAFSTQETPEPEPPRSPIFFERMGDFAVRVYRNSYLLLLLAADIFYWSVAGIFQHKGQREGSFVQQSLLIGVNALLIVGLISFLIGLILALQSAAQLRQFGANIFVADLIGIAMLREMGPIMTAIVVAGRSGSAIAAEIATMVVTEEMDALKTMALNPIRFVVVPKFHAITVTLPLLTIFSDLIGIIGGFIIGLTYLQLSAAAFFNELLTVLILKDVFTGLIKSVVFAWIILIVSCYQGLRVSGGAEGVGRATTASVVASIFFVIVADSILGLIFYFGQPLT